A part of Aegilops tauschii subsp. strangulata cultivar AL8/78 chromosome 2, Aet v6.0, whole genome shotgun sequence genomic DNA contains:
- the LOC109772563 gene encoding receptor like protein kinase S.2 isoform X2, with the protein MASPGGSDGAPTGKDLPQPSTSSSGSRSSINSTLGTKLENAKRLSIQHLEVITDSFSPERVIGRGGYGTVYKGVNGDGKHVAVKVLHKNTTGTDNGEFKHEFESLMRLKHHNIVQLVGYCYETQHKPMLHEGETIFAEDIYRALCFEYMQNGSLKRHISVECEGLEWHARYKLIKGTCEGLKYLHEEFKEPLYHLDLKPDNILLDENMVPKLADFGSAKLFDKELTMVITHPVEATRGYIPQEYISDGVVSKKFDIFSLGVVMTKIIAGPKAISLRVDMGYQAFLDQVQKNWRNRLQETWLNSEPVEAYCRQVNICIAIALSCTVDDKNKRPSILDIIDKLNETETIIKELDPDHRWTSQHITIGSTSKNEATPLKEKNIEKVTEPRSFSLRVLEEITNDFSKERAIGQGAYAKVYLGKLENGEEIAVKLLHDNTLSINDELFQNEFDNLRKLNHPNIVRFVGYCYETQRQHLEFHGRTVFGGTTYRVLCFEYMRMGSLQRHLSDESCGLDWQSRYEIIKGTCEGLKYLHEGLKESLYHLGLNPDNILLDENMIPKLIDFGSAKIFDEELTRVTQSRWGTMGYMPPEYLFNGHVSKKFDIFSLGVIMTKIIAGPEGRVRSAEMPYQEFLDQLYTLTHRYMKTGGTGWNQRVLLRRH; encoded by the exons ATGGCGTCTCCCGGCGGCTCCGACGGAGCACCCACGGGCAAAGACCTTCCTCAGCCCTCCACATCCAGCTCCGGATCCAGGTCCAG CATAAACAGTACCCTGGGTACCAAGTTAGAAAATGCAAAGAGACTATCAATACAACATTTGGAAGTCATCACGGATAGTTTCTCCCCTGAACGAGTAATTGGTCGAGGTGGATACGGAACGGTCTACAAG GGTGTGAATGGCGATGGGAAACATGTTGCTGTGAAGGTGCTCCATAAAAATACGACAGGAACTGACAatggtgaattcaaacatgagttTGAAAGTCTGATGAGGCTCAAGCATCACAACATTGTCCAGTTAGTTGGCTACTGCTACGAGACACAACATAAGCCTATGCTGCACGAGGGAGAAACCATTTTTGCTGAAGATATATACAGAGCGCTCTGCTTTGAGTATATGCAAAATGGGAGCCTTAAAAGGCATATTTCTG TGGAATGTGAGGGACTTGAATGGCACGCGCGCTACAAACTTATCAAGGGAACTTGCGAAGGATTGAAATACCTCCACGAAGAATTCAAAGAACCACTTTACCATTTGGACCTAAAACCTGACAACATATTGCTAGATGAGAATATGGTACCGAAACTTGCTGATTTTGGTTCGGCGAAGCTCTTTGACAAAGAGCTAACCATGGTTATCACACATCCTGTTGAAGCAACACG TGGATACATACCCCAAGAATACATATCTGATGGCGTCGTCTCGAAAAAGTTTGACATATTCAGCTTGGGTGTTGTAATGACAAAGATAATTGCAGGGCCCAAAGCCATCTCCTTACGTGTCGACATGGGTTACCAAGCCTTTCTTGATCAG GTACAAAAAAACTGGAGGAACAGGCTGCAGGAAACATGGCTTAATTCTGAACCAGTAGAAGCATATTGCCGACAAGTGAACATATGCATAGCAATAGCGCTGAGCTGCACGGTTGATGATAAGAACAAAAGACCCAGTATACTGGACATCATTGATAAACTGAACGAGACTGAAACCATAATCAAAGAGTTGGACCCGGATCACCGATGGACAAG CCAACACATTACTATTGGTAGTACATCAAAGAATGAAGCTACTCCTTTGAAAGAGAAGAATATTGAGAAGGTTACGGAACCAAGAAGTTTTTCTCTCCGAGTACTAGAAGAGATCACAAATGATTTCTCCAAGGAGCGAGCAATTGGTCAAGGCGCGTATGCAAAAGTTTACTTG GGGAAGCTTGAAAATGGAGAAGAAATTGCCGTGAAGTTGCTGCATGATAACACGCTATCAATTAACGATGAGCTATTCCAAAATGAGTTTGATAACCTCAGGAAGCTCAACCATCCGAACATTGTACGGTTTGTTGGCTACTGTTATGAAACACAACGTCAACATTTGGAGTTCCACGGTAGAACAGTTTTTGGTGGAACAACATATAGAGTGCTCTGTTTCGAGTATATGCGCATGGGGAGCCTTCAAAGACATCTTTCTG ACGAATCTTGTGGACTTGACTGGCAAAGTCGTTACGAAATTATCAAGGGGACATGTGAGGGTTTGAAGTACCTACACGAAGGATTAAAAGAATCACTTTACCATTTGGGCCTAAATCCCGACAATATACTGCTAGATGAGAATATGATTCCAAAACTTATTGATTTTGGTTCGGCCAAGATCTTTGATGAAGAACTAACCAGGGTCACGCAGAGTCGTTGGGGAACAAT GGGATACATGCCGCCCGAATACTTATTCAATGGCCACGTCTCGAAGAAGTTTGACATATTCAGCTTGGGTGTTATAATGACAAAGATAATTGCAGGGCCTGAGGGTCGCGTTAGAAGTGCTGAAATGCCTTATCAAGAGTTTCTTGATCAA CTCTACACTTTGACACACAGGTACATGAAAACTGGAGGAACAGGCTGGAACCAACGTGTACTTCTTCGCAGACACTAG
- the LOC109772563 gene encoding receptor like protein kinase S.2 isoform X1, with protein sequence MASPGGSDGAPTGKDLPQPSTSSSGSRSSINSTLGTKLENAKRLSIQHLEVITDSFSPERVIGRGGYGTVYKGVNGDGKHVAVKVLHKNTTGTDNGEFKHEFESLMRLKHHNIVQLVGYCYETQHKPMLHEGETIFAEDIYRALCFEYMQNGSLKRHISVECEGLEWHARYKLIKGTCEGLKYLHEEFKEPLYHLDLKPDNILLDENMVPKLADFGSAKLFDKELTMVITHPVEATRGYIPQEYISDGVVSKKFDIFSLGVVMTKIIAGPKAISLRVDMGYQAFLDQVQKNWRNRLQETWLNSEPVEAYCRQVNICIAIALSCTVDDKNKRPSILDIIDKLNETETIIKELDPDHRWTSQHITIGSTSKNEATPLKEKNIEKVTEPRSFSLRVLEEITNDFSKERAIGQGAYAKVYLGKLENGEEIAVKLLHDNTLSINDELFQNEFDNLRKLNHPNIVRFVGYCYETQRQHLEFHGRTVFGGTTYRVLCFEYMRMGSLQRHLSDESCGLDWQSRYEIIKGTCEGLKYLHEGLKESLYHLGLNPDNILLDENMIPKLIDFGSAKIFDEELTRVTQSRWGTMGYMPPEYLFNGHVSKKFDIFSLGVIMTKIIAGPEGRVRSAEMPYQEFLDQVHENWRNRLEPTCTSSQTLDAYCEQVIICTQIALSCVEEHRDKRPSIVDIIDILYATESMIEEARRP encoded by the exons ATGGCGTCTCCCGGCGGCTCCGACGGAGCACCCACGGGCAAAGACCTTCCTCAGCCCTCCACATCCAGCTCCGGATCCAGGTCCAG CATAAACAGTACCCTGGGTACCAAGTTAGAAAATGCAAAGAGACTATCAATACAACATTTGGAAGTCATCACGGATAGTTTCTCCCCTGAACGAGTAATTGGTCGAGGTGGATACGGAACGGTCTACAAG GGTGTGAATGGCGATGGGAAACATGTTGCTGTGAAGGTGCTCCATAAAAATACGACAGGAACTGACAatggtgaattcaaacatgagttTGAAAGTCTGATGAGGCTCAAGCATCACAACATTGTCCAGTTAGTTGGCTACTGCTACGAGACACAACATAAGCCTATGCTGCACGAGGGAGAAACCATTTTTGCTGAAGATATATACAGAGCGCTCTGCTTTGAGTATATGCAAAATGGGAGCCTTAAAAGGCATATTTCTG TGGAATGTGAGGGACTTGAATGGCACGCGCGCTACAAACTTATCAAGGGAACTTGCGAAGGATTGAAATACCTCCACGAAGAATTCAAAGAACCACTTTACCATTTGGACCTAAAACCTGACAACATATTGCTAGATGAGAATATGGTACCGAAACTTGCTGATTTTGGTTCGGCGAAGCTCTTTGACAAAGAGCTAACCATGGTTATCACACATCCTGTTGAAGCAACACG TGGATACATACCCCAAGAATACATATCTGATGGCGTCGTCTCGAAAAAGTTTGACATATTCAGCTTGGGTGTTGTAATGACAAAGATAATTGCAGGGCCCAAAGCCATCTCCTTACGTGTCGACATGGGTTACCAAGCCTTTCTTGATCAG GTACAAAAAAACTGGAGGAACAGGCTGCAGGAAACATGGCTTAATTCTGAACCAGTAGAAGCATATTGCCGACAAGTGAACATATGCATAGCAATAGCGCTGAGCTGCACGGTTGATGATAAGAACAAAAGACCCAGTATACTGGACATCATTGATAAACTGAACGAGACTGAAACCATAATCAAAGAGTTGGACCCGGATCACCGATGGACAAG CCAACACATTACTATTGGTAGTACATCAAAGAATGAAGCTACTCCTTTGAAAGAGAAGAATATTGAGAAGGTTACGGAACCAAGAAGTTTTTCTCTCCGAGTACTAGAAGAGATCACAAATGATTTCTCCAAGGAGCGAGCAATTGGTCAAGGCGCGTATGCAAAAGTTTACTTG GGGAAGCTTGAAAATGGAGAAGAAATTGCCGTGAAGTTGCTGCATGATAACACGCTATCAATTAACGATGAGCTATTCCAAAATGAGTTTGATAACCTCAGGAAGCTCAACCATCCGAACATTGTACGGTTTGTTGGCTACTGTTATGAAACACAACGTCAACATTTGGAGTTCCACGGTAGAACAGTTTTTGGTGGAACAACATATAGAGTGCTCTGTTTCGAGTATATGCGCATGGGGAGCCTTCAAAGACATCTTTCTG ACGAATCTTGTGGACTTGACTGGCAAAGTCGTTACGAAATTATCAAGGGGACATGTGAGGGTTTGAAGTACCTACACGAAGGATTAAAAGAATCACTTTACCATTTGGGCCTAAATCCCGACAATATACTGCTAGATGAGAATATGATTCCAAAACTTATTGATTTTGGTTCGGCCAAGATCTTTGATGAAGAACTAACCAGGGTCACGCAGAGTCGTTGGGGAACAAT GGGATACATGCCGCCCGAATACTTATTCAATGGCCACGTCTCGAAGAAGTTTGACATATTCAGCTTGGGTGTTATAATGACAAAGATAATTGCAGGGCCTGAGGGTCGCGTTAGAAGTGCTGAAATGCCTTATCAAGAGTTTCTTGATCAA GTACATGAAAACTGGAGGAACAGGCTGGAACCAACGTGTACTTCTTCGCAGACACTAGATGCATACTGCGAGCAAGTGATTATATGCACTCAGATAGCACTGAGCTGCGTGGAGGAGCACAGGGACAAAAGGCCCAGTATAGTCGACATTATTGACATACTCTATGCGACTGAAAGTATGATTGAGGAG GCTAGACGTCCGTGA